In one window of Prevotella sp. E13-17 DNA:
- a CDS encoding thiamine pyrophosphate-dependent enzyme, with protein sequence MANKKLLLGDEAIALGAIHAGLSGVYAYPGTPSTEITEFIQNNPLAQERGIHSRWSTNEKTAMEAALGMSFMGKRALVCMKHVGLNVCADPFVNSGMTGVNGGVIVLVADDPSMHSSQDEQDSRFYGKFALIPTFEPSNQQEAYDMMAHAFEYSEQQKLPVLMRVTTRMAHSRAVVEVASEARQENEMNYDAIASNWVLLPANARKRNDVVTAQQATLEEDAANSPYNIYVEGQDHSLGIVASGIGFNYVNECFPDGSPYPILKISQYPLPKKLVRRLMDECKEVLIVEEGQPFIEDIVRGVADMKNVHGKLDGTLPRTGELTPDIVKKALGMEIGECFDPCADVAPRPPALCQGCGHRDVYAALNEVLKEYENPRVFGDIGCYTLGFLPPFRAIHSCVDMGASITMAKGAADAGQWPAVAIIGDSTFTHSGMTGLLDAINENANITVIISDNLTTGMTGGQDSAGTNKFEAICRGLGLSDEHLKVVVPLPKNMPEITQIIRDEINYKGTSVIIPRRECMQTLQRHLKQKKAQK encoded by the coding sequence ATGGCAAACAAGAAACTTTTACTAGGCGACGAGGCCATCGCGCTTGGAGCCATCCATGCGGGTCTTTCCGGCGTATATGCGTATCCCGGTACGCCCTCGACAGAAATCACTGAGTTTATACAGAATAATCCATTAGCACAAGAGCGCGGCATTCACAGCCGCTGGAGCACCAACGAGAAGACAGCCATGGAGGCCGCATTGGGCATGTCGTTCATGGGCAAGCGAGCGCTGGTGTGCATGAAGCATGTCGGTCTGAACGTCTGTGCCGACCCTTTTGTCAACAGCGGCATGACGGGTGTCAACGGCGGTGTGATCGTTTTAGTGGCCGACGACCCCTCGATGCACTCATCGCAAGACGAGCAAGACTCTCGCTTCTATGGAAAGTTTGCCTTGATTCCCACCTTCGAGCCCTCTAACCAGCAGGAAGCCTACGACATGATGGCACATGCCTTTGAATACAGCGAGCAACAGAAGTTGCCTGTATTGATGCGTGTCACCACCCGCATGGCCCACTCTCGCGCCGTGGTCGAGGTGGCCAGCGAAGCTCGACAGGAAAACGAGATGAACTACGATGCCATCGCTTCCAACTGGGTATTGCTGCCTGCCAACGCCCGCAAGCGCAACGATGTGGTGACGGCTCAGCAAGCTACGCTCGAGGAAGATGCAGCCAATTCACCTTATAATATATATGTTGAAGGACAAGACCATTCGCTGGGCATCGTTGCCAGCGGCATCGGTTTCAACTATGTCAATGAGTGCTTCCCCGACGGAAGCCCCTACCCCATACTAAAAATCTCGCAGTACCCACTGCCCAAGAAGCTGGTGCGTCGCTTGATGGACGAGTGCAAAGAGGTACTGATTGTAGAGGAAGGGCAGCCATTCATTGAAGACATCGTGCGTGGCGTGGCCGACATGAAGAACGTTCACGGCAAGTTGGACGGCACACTGCCCCGCACCGGCGAGCTGACACCCGACATCGTCAAGAAGGCGCTGGGCATGGAGATTGGCGAATGCTTCGATCCATGTGCCGATGTAGCGCCACGCCCCCCTGCACTCTGTCAGGGTTGCGGTCATCGCGATGTCTATGCCGCCCTCAACGAGGTGCTGAAGGAATATGAGAATCCACGCGTCTTTGGCGACATTGGCTGCTACACACTGGGCTTCCTGCCCCCCTTCCGTGCCATCCACTCATGTGTGGATATGGGTGCATCAATCACCATGGCCAAGGGTGCAGCCGACGCAGGTCAGTGGCCTGCCGTAGCCATCATCGGCGACTCTACTTTCACACACAGTGGCATGACGGGACTGCTGGATGCCATCAACGAGAATGCCAACATCACCGTCATCATCTCAGACAACTTGACTACGGGTATGACCGGCGGACAAGACTCTGCCGGCACCAATAAGTTTGAGGCCATCTGCCGCGGTCTTGGTCTTTCCGACGAGCACCTGAAGGTGGTGGTTCCCCTGCCCAAGAACATGCCAGAGATTACGCAGATCATCCGCGACGAAATCAACTACAAGGGAACGAGCGTCATCATTCCCCGTCGCGAATGCATGCAAACTCTACAACGTCACTTGAAACAAAAGAAAGCACAGAAATGA
- a CDS encoding HAD family hydrolase, which produces MKGKEIKVVAVDADDTLWDCQGYFDKVEQHLYRLIAPYCDDPKRELFKTESGNMADMGYGCKAFTISILETAMRVGGSHLSIAELNGLLMDCKSLLHLPATPLKGVAETLEVLQERPYKLVCFTKGELQDQENKLKRSGLLKYFDDVEITSDKTQREFLALCEHQHIHPSELLMIGNSLKSDIAPALAIGAWGIHIPFHVTWQLEHFDDIDHERLVKIEHFSDVLRYI; this is translated from the coding sequence ATGAAAGGCAAAGAGATAAAAGTGGTGGCTGTTGATGCCGACGATACATTGTGGGACTGTCAGGGCTATTTTGACAAGGTAGAGCAACATCTATACCGTCTGATAGCGCCTTATTGCGATGATCCAAAGCGCGAACTTTTCAAGACGGAGTCTGGCAATATGGCCGATATGGGCTATGGTTGCAAGGCTTTCACTATCAGTATTCTGGAGACGGCCATGAGGGTTGGCGGCTCACATCTCTCTATAGCCGAACTGAATGGTCTGCTCATGGATTGCAAGTCGCTGCTGCATCTGCCTGCAACACCGCTGAAAGGGGTCGCTGAAACGCTCGAGGTGCTGCAGGAACGTCCGTACAAACTGGTGTGTTTCACCAAAGGTGAGTTGCAGGATCAGGAGAATAAACTGAAACGCTCAGGGCTGCTGAAATATTTTGACGATGTGGAGATCACGTCCGACAAGACACAACGAGAGTTTTTGGCACTTTGCGAACACCAGCATATCCATCCTTCTGAGTTGCTCATGATCGGCAATTCTCTGAAGAGCGACATCGCTCCGGCGCTGGCTATCGGCGCCTGGGGCATACACATTCCTTTTCACGTCACGTGGCAATTGGAACATTTCGATGATATCGATCACGAGCGATTGGTGAAGATTGAGCATTTCAGCGATGTTCTGCGTTACATTTAG
- the metG gene encoding methionine--tRNA ligase, whose protein sequence is MENKNYKRTTVTSALPYANGGVHIGHLAGVYVPADIYVRYLRLKKRDVLFIGGSDEHGVPITVRARKEGITPQDVVDRYHKMIKDSFEEFGISFDIYSRTTSETHHKFAAEWFRKLYDEGKLVEKTTAQLYDEEAKQFLADRYVVGECPYCHNEGAYGDQCEKCGRDLSPTELINPKSTISGSTPVLKETKNWYLPLNEYQDWLKKWILEGHKEWRPNVYGQCKSWLDMDLQPRAMTRDLDWGIPVPVEGADGKVLYVWFDAPIGYVSNTKELCEREPEKWGNWEQWWQDEDTRLVHFIGKDNIVFHCIIFPVMMKAHGKYIMPDNVPANEFLNLENDKISTSRNWAVWLHEYLVDMPGKQDVLRYVLTANAPETKDNNFTWKDFQDRNNNELVAVYGNFVNRALQLTKKYWNGVVPACGELQDVDKQALEEFKDVKAKVEALLEQFKFRDAQFEAMNLARIGNRYITECEPWKVWKTDPKRCETILNICLQLTANLAIAFEPFLPFSSKKLREMLNIDSFEWEQLGSTNLLEAGHQLGEPALLFEKIEDEVIQKQLDKLEATKKANQAAAYKAAPIKDTVSFEDFEKLDIRVGLVKDCQKVKKSKKLLQFTIDDGSGTDRTICSGIAAFYENPEELIGKRILFVANFAPRTMMGIESQGMILSAVDADESLSVVTTTKDVKPGSQVG, encoded by the coding sequence ATGGAAAACAAAAATTATAAGCGTACGACGGTGACTTCGGCGCTGCCTTATGCTAATGGTGGCGTGCATATCGGTCACTTGGCAGGTGTGTATGTGCCTGCCGATATCTATGTGCGCTATCTTCGCTTGAAGAAGCGCGATGTGTTGTTTATCGGAGGTAGTGATGAGCACGGTGTGCCCATCACAGTACGTGCCCGTAAGGAGGGCATCACTCCTCAGGATGTAGTAGATCGCTATCACAAGATGATTAAGGACTCGTTCGAGGAGTTTGGCATATCGTTCGATATCTATAGCCGTACCACCAGCGAGACGCACCATAAATTTGCTGCCGAGTGGTTTAGGAAACTCTATGACGAGGGAAAACTCGTGGAGAAAACGACTGCTCAGCTCTACGATGAGGAGGCTAAACAGTTCTTGGCAGACCGCTATGTGGTGGGCGAATGTCCCTATTGCCACAACGAAGGTGCTTATGGCGATCAGTGCGAGAAGTGCGGACGCGACCTTTCGCCGACAGAACTGATCAATCCTAAGTCAACCATCAGTGGTTCGACACCGGTCCTGAAGGAGACTAAAAACTGGTATCTGCCCTTGAATGAGTATCAGGACTGGCTGAAAAAGTGGATTCTGGAAGGTCATAAAGAATGGCGACCCAACGTCTATGGTCAGTGCAAGAGCTGGCTGGATATGGACCTGCAGCCCCGTGCCATGACGCGCGACCTGGACTGGGGTATCCCCGTTCCCGTGGAGGGAGCAGATGGAAAGGTGCTCTATGTGTGGTTTGATGCGCCTATTGGCTATGTGTCAAACACCAAGGAACTCTGCGAGCGTGAGCCCGAGAAATGGGGCAACTGGGAACAATGGTGGCAGGACGAGGACACGCGTCTGGTGCATTTCATCGGTAAGGATAATATCGTGTTCCACTGTATCATCTTCCCCGTGATGATGAAAGCCCACGGCAAATATATCATGCCCGACAACGTGCCTGCCAACGAGTTCCTGAATCTGGAGAACGACAAGATCTCTACCTCACGCAACTGGGCCGTATGGCTCCATGAGTATCTGGTGGATATGCCAGGCAAACAGGATGTGCTGCGCTATGTGCTGACTGCCAATGCGCCTGAGACCAAGGATAATAACTTCACTTGGAAAGACTTCCAGGATCGCAACAACAACGAGTTGGTGGCTGTCTATGGCAACTTCGTGAACCGTGCACTTCAGCTCACCAAGAAATACTGGAACGGTGTCGTTCCTGCCTGTGGCGAACTGCAGGATGTTGACAAGCAGGCGCTCGAGGAGTTTAAGGACGTGAAGGCCAAGGTGGAGGCACTGCTGGAGCAGTTTAAGTTCCGCGATGCCCAGTTCGAAGCCATGAACCTGGCCCGTATTGGCAACCGCTACATCACTGAGTGTGAGCCTTGGAAGGTGTGGAAGACCGATCCCAAGCGCTGCGAGACTATCCTGAACATCTGCTTGCAGCTCACCGCCAATCTGGCTATCGCTTTTGAGCCATTCCTGCCATTCAGCAGCAAGAAGCTGCGCGAGATGCTCAATATTGACAGCTTCGAGTGGGAGCAGTTGGGCAGCACCAACCTCCTGGAGGCCGGACACCAGTTGGGCGAGCCAGCTCTGCTGTTCGAGAAGATTGAGGATGAGGTCATCCAAAAGCAGCTCGACAAGCTCGAGGCAACCAAGAAAGCTAATCAGGCAGCTGCCTATAAGGCTGCTCCCATCAAGGATACCGTATCGTTTGAGGATTTTGAAAAGCTCGACATCCGTGTGGGTTTGGTGAAGGATTGTCAGAAGGTGAAGAAGTCAAAGAAGCTACTTCAGTTCACCATCGACGATGGTTCAGGCACCGATCGCACCATCTGCTCTGGCATTGCCGCTTTCTATGAGAATCCGGAAGAGCTCATTGGCAAGCGTATTCTCTTCGTGGCCAACTTCGCTCCTCGCACCATGATGGGCATCGAGAGCCAGGGTATGATTCTCTCGGCCGTCGATGCCGACGAGAGTCTGAGCGTGGTAACCACAACAAAGGATGTGAAACCTGGTAGTCAGGTGGGATAA
- a CDS encoding NAD/NADP-dependent octopine/nopaline dehydrogenase family protein: MSAEAKGKQMTICICGGGNLGHSIAGRAAAVLEGKASVRLLTRKPDLWSHTIVVEDDCGGVFSSPLSMVTDDVCQAVCDADIVLLCLPGYAITSELLRLKPFLSPRVLLGSVVCSTGFFFDAFDVLGKETPLFGFQRVPFVARIADYGKKSYIWGYRKEVFMATSHIDSDSCTKLQLLFEQLFGTPVSLLQSYMEAALTNSNPILHTGRLYTMWRDWDGQPMERQTYFYKEWTDEASETIIAMDQEFFQLLSALNVRKGAIKPLLEHYESVDAQSMTYKIRSIPSLAKVLSPMIEVEGGFVPDLQSRYFIEDFPYGLSLICKLAKDQGVPTPIMDKINAWGMSMCQNR, translated from the coding sequence ATGAGTGCTGAGGCTAAGGGCAAGCAGATGACTATATGTATCTGCGGAGGTGGTAACCTTGGACATTCCATAGCGGGACGAGCAGCAGCTGTACTCGAAGGTAAAGCTTCGGTAAGGCTGCTGACTCGCAAACCCGATTTGTGGAGCCATACCATTGTTGTCGAAGATGACTGTGGCGGCGTTTTCTCTTCTCCGTTGTCGATGGTGACAGATGATGTCTGTCAGGCGGTGTGTGATGCTGATATCGTGCTCCTTTGTTTGCCGGGGTATGCCATCACCAGCGAATTACTCAGGCTCAAGCCTTTCCTCTCTCCACGTGTCTTGCTGGGATCCGTGGTGTGCAGCACGGGTTTCTTCTTTGATGCTTTTGATGTTCTTGGAAAAGAAACACCGTTGTTTGGATTCCAAAGGGTTCCTTTTGTGGCCAGAATCGCTGACTATGGCAAGAAATCGTATATCTGGGGTTATCGTAAAGAGGTGTTTATGGCCACCTCGCATATAGACAGTGATAGCTGCACAAAACTTCAATTGCTATTCGAACAGCTCTTTGGAACACCCGTCAGTCTCTTGCAAAGCTATATGGAGGCGGCGCTGACCAACAGTAATCCAATCCTTCACACAGGACGATTGTACACCATGTGGAGAGACTGGGATGGACAACCAATGGAGCGTCAGACCTATTTTTATAAGGAATGGACCGATGAAGCCTCTGAAACCATCATCGCAATGGATCAGGAGTTTTTCCAACTTCTTTCTGCTTTGAATGTCAGAAAGGGCGCAATCAAACCCCTGCTCGAGCACTATGAGTCTGTCGATGCTCAATCAATGACATACAAAATCAGAAGCATTCCTTCGCTGGCAAAGGTGCTCTCTCCAATGATTGAGGTGGAGGGAGGCTTTGTGCCCGATCTTCAGAGTCGCTATTTTATTGAGGATTTCCCCTATGGCTTGTCTCTTATTTGCAAGCTGGCAAAGGATCAGGGTGTGCCGACACCCATTATGGATAAGATAAATGCCTGGGGAATGAGTATGTGTCAGAATAGGTAA
- a CDS encoding lipopolysaccharide biosynthesis protein encodes MTETLKDKTAKGLFWGGLSNGVQQVLALVFGIILARKLDRGDYGMIAMIAIFSVIATELQASGFKTALLKSKNPQHNDYNSVFWFNVIAGLILYIVLFFSAPFIADFYHKPELVTLCRYVFLGFVFSGWGMAQSAYLTKNLKIKEVAKSTTIATLASCVIGVVMAYCRCSYWSLATQSLTLILFNTLLLWYYSPWRPSMHIDFGPVKRMFPFSVNIMFSAILVQVNANMMSILLGRYFTKEETGDYSQAYKWSSMSMLLLQGMLKQVDVPVLAGLQDERERQLRVLRKMMRFTAFISFPVLFGFGLVSHEFIMLTIGEKWEQSSQLLPYLCLSCAFVPLVTLMQDAIVARDSSRIYMVNTCLLGLSQLALLYMLWPYGLRAMVCLFVAVNLLWVPIWFFFLKRLTGYRWLSFFADIAPFALSALGVMGLTYVLTCAFENYYLLLSSRILIAALLYYAVMRMAKVKILDECQQFLLQKLRRKETHHEL; translated from the coding sequence ATGACCGAGACGTTAAAGGATAAAACGGCAAAGGGCCTCTTTTGGGGTGGGCTGAGCAATGGCGTTCAGCAGGTGTTGGCATTGGTGTTCGGCATCATCCTTGCCCGAAAGCTGGATCGTGGTGATTATGGTATGATTGCCATGATTGCCATTTTCTCGGTGATAGCAACAGAATTGCAGGCCAGCGGATTCAAGACAGCTCTGCTAAAGAGCAAGAATCCCCAGCACAACGATTATAACTCTGTTTTCTGGTTCAACGTCATTGCAGGACTCATACTCTATATAGTCCTCTTTTTTTCGGCTCCCTTTATTGCAGATTTCTACCATAAACCTGAGTTGGTGACGCTCTGCCGCTATGTCTTTTTGGGCTTCGTCTTCTCTGGTTGGGGAATGGCTCAGTCGGCCTATCTGACGAAAAACCTGAAGATTAAGGAGGTGGCCAAAAGCACGACGATAGCCACATTGGCATCGTGTGTCATAGGTGTTGTGATGGCCTATTGTCGTTGCTCCTATTGGTCGTTGGCAACGCAGAGCCTGACATTGATACTCTTCAACACCTTGCTTTTGTGGTATTACAGCCCATGGCGTCCAAGTATGCACATCGACTTCGGGCCCGTGAAGCGCATGTTCCCGTTTAGTGTGAATATCATGTTCTCGGCAATACTCGTTCAGGTGAACGCCAATATGATGAGTATATTGTTGGGACGCTATTTCACTAAAGAGGAAACGGGCGATTATAGTCAGGCCTACAAGTGGAGTTCGATGAGCATGTTGCTGTTGCAAGGCATGCTGAAACAAGTCGATGTGCCAGTGTTGGCAGGGTTGCAGGATGAGCGTGAACGGCAGTTGCGCGTACTTCGCAAGATGATGCGTTTCACGGCCTTTATCTCTTTTCCTGTCTTATTCGGTTTCGGATTGGTTTCTCATGAGTTTATTATGTTGACCATTGGCGAGAAGTGGGAACAGTCTTCTCAGCTATTGCCATACCTCTGTCTGAGTTGTGCTTTTGTTCCGCTTGTCACGCTGATGCAGGATGCTATCGTAGCACGAGACAGCAGCCGCATCTATATGGTGAACACCTGTCTGTTGGGATTGTCGCAGTTGGCTCTTCTCTATATGCTGTGGCCCTACGGCCTAAGAGCGATGGTCTGCCTTTTTGTGGCAGTCAACCTGTTGTGGGTGCCCATCTGGTTCTTCTTCTTGAAGAGACTGACGGGCTATCGATGGCTGTCATTCTTTGCCGACATAGCTCCTTTTGCCCTTTCGGCATTAGGCGTCATGGGCCTTACCTATGTGCTGACGTGTGCATTTGAGAACTATTATTTGCTGCTGTCGAGTCGCATTCTGATAGCTGCATTACTATATTATGCCGTGATGCGCATGGCCAAGGTGAAGATACTGGACGAGTGCCAGCAGTTCCTGTTACAGAAGTTAAGAAGAAAAGAGACACATCATGAACTCTAA
- a CDS encoding acyltransferase has product MNSKIISFLRFPLTFLVVVIHSRGEVTHVSDWLHLTMTDVCSLTKVFLSDGVAQIAVPTFFFISGYLFFYQLEKFDFSTYKRKLRSRFHTLMVPFVLWNLLCIPLTMLVFYGEGLSGTSAPTKAIDYWNSIPWGHIFWDYTSHLAEYPNLFGMPLLINGPVLGTFWYVRDLILVVLLSPLFYWFLKRTGKYGALFLLLLLCFRVWPYMTLRVQCLYFVLGGYWSMNKRNLYIESNVLRRLNYLLTVSLLLFLTAVGSYEHFWGFQLMPLYALSGMATAFCLAHKVLQLRPNFRFPKILNESSFFVYALHIEFSLPLAFFVVKGILRQLPFELQLLQYLLVPVVIYAISIGAYWLMQRFTPALLRLLTGSR; this is encoded by the coding sequence ATGAACTCTAAGATTATTTCATTTCTCCGTTTTCCATTGACTTTCCTGGTCGTAGTGATACACTCGCGAGGCGAAGTGACGCACGTCTCTGATTGGTTACATCTCACAATGACGGATGTGTGCAGCTTGACGAAAGTATTTCTGAGTGATGGCGTAGCACAAATTGCTGTGCCTACATTCTTTTTTATTTCTGGTTATCTGTTTTTCTATCAGTTGGAGAAATTCGATTTCAGCACCTACAAACGCAAGCTGAGGAGTCGTTTCCATACGTTGATGGTGCCTTTCGTCTTGTGGAATCTTCTGTGCATTCCTCTTACTATGCTCGTATTCTATGGTGAGGGGCTTAGCGGAACCAGCGCTCCAACAAAGGCAATTGACTATTGGAACAGCATCCCTTGGGGACACATCTTTTGGGATTACACATCGCATTTGGCCGAGTATCCAAATCTGTTTGGTATGCCATTGCTCATCAATGGACCTGTTTTAGGCACCTTTTGGTATGTGCGAGATTTGATATTGGTGGTTCTGCTTTCTCCTCTCTTCTATTGGTTCTTGAAGCGTACGGGGAAGTATGGCGCGCTGTTCCTTCTTCTGCTGCTATGTTTCAGGGTGTGGCCCTACATGACATTGCGTGTGCAATGTCTTTATTTCGTGTTGGGTGGCTATTGGAGCATGAACAAACGAAACTTGTATATTGAGAGCAATGTGCTGAGAAGGCTCAACTATCTGCTGACTGTCTCATTGTTGTTGTTCCTCACGGCTGTTGGAAGCTATGAACATTTCTGGGGCTTCCAACTGATGCCATTGTATGCATTGTCGGGCATGGCAACCGCTTTCTGCCTTGCTCACAAGGTGCTACAGCTTCGTCCCAACTTTCGTTTTCCTAAGATTCTGAATGAGAGTAGCTTCTTTGTCTATGCCTTACACATCGAGTTCTCCTTGCCTTTGGCTTTCTTTGTTGTAAAAGGTATCTTAAGACAACTGCCCTTTGAACTGCAACTTCTACAGTATCTTTTGGTCCCTGTTGTCATCTATGCTATCAGTATAGGAGCCTATTGGCTGATGCAGAGATTTACGCCAGCCTTGCTTCGCCTGCTTACGGGTAGTCGTTAG